A DNA window from Daucus carota subsp. sativus chromosome 3, DH1 v3.0, whole genome shotgun sequence contains the following coding sequences:
- the LOC108212189 gene encoding uncharacterized protein LOC108212189 — translation MKHPMFQKDLWYAAVSAGDAEAIRSFRIYSSRLTGRTILHNESMDGNKEHVQLILREFAGLLVKVDSNKDTALHLAAFYGHAQVVELLIDAARNLGSAADDPHNPITGFEAFVRHSNNSMNTALHVAVSKGNLAIAKLLVEADPDDAHIQNCNGDSPVNLAARLRSPDMVILICNSCTHPSLDGPDGTTALHLHAAIMMLPPQLNIVVLVLKNKHSTLLELSLIKLIRMVEILLCTWQHEKIIQLRLSG, via the exons ATGAAACATCCCATGTTTCAAAAAGATTTATGGTACGCCGCTGTCTCTGCGGGAGATGCTGAGGCCATAAGGTCATTTAGAATTTACTCCAGTAGACTGACTGGTAGAACTATCCTTCACAATGAATCCATGGATGGAAATAAAGAACACGTGCAGCTCATTCTGAGGGAGTTTGCAGGCTTGTTAGTCAAGGTGGATTCAAATAAAGACACTGCACTTCACCTTGCAGCTTTTTATGGACACGCTCAAGTGGTTGAGCTTCTCATTGATGCAGCCAGAAATTTGGGTTCTGCAGCTGATGATCCACATAATCCGATTACTGGTTTCGAAGCTTTTGTCAGACATTCTAATAATAGTATGAATACTGCCTTGCACGTAGCAGTGAGCAAGGGAAACCTGGCTATTGCTAAGCTTTTAGTAGAAGCCGATCCAGATGATGcacatattcaaaattgtaacgGTGATAGTCCGGTCAACCTCGCGGCCAGATTGAGGTCTCCCGATATGGTCATCTTGATCTGTAACTCTTGCACACATCCAAGTttagatggtcctgatggtacAACTGCTTTGCATTTGCATGCTGCTATTATGATGCTCCCGCCGCAATTAAATATTG TGGTGCTGGTGCTGAAGAACAAGCATTCAACATTGTTGGAGCTTTCTTTAATAAAACTTATAAGAATGGTAGAGATACTCCTCTGCACTTGGCAGCACGAAAAGATAATCCAATTGCGGTTAAGTGGATAG